In one window of Drosophila ananassae strain 14024-0371.13 chromosome XR, ASM1763931v2, whole genome shotgun sequence DNA:
- the LOC6505123 gene encoding uncharacterized protein LOC6505123: MSKLGAVLIVGCLFVAFALAEPRLQRQQQQQLQQRLQRKINSAGQQHPYLFLTVPRGRANAGAVVKGFEIVEEEDSHELDHLVDNDNDDDDNQDDDDEEDELEHQLGLNFGRNNFAFRNQKKNLDSLEEEDDDEDLDEVQESFVRNAKPQVGQGAQQMVVARDQAGAIMVPDGIIEIEGQSVLDEKTGKAALLVPRAALDAIPDGAVVALMERSANSAAAVAGDEVEEERANRVVVRRRKNSGRRNIRRRGTNVQRRRRRPSSQRRRRGGNRRRNVRVVRPNNRRRGNQRRRGQVVYQG, encoded by the coding sequence ATGTCGAAACTGGGAGCTGTCTTGATTGTGGGCTGCTTGTTTGTGGCCTTCGCCCTGGCAGAGCCACGCCTCCagaggcaacaacaacaacagctgcagcaacGCCTTCAGCGTAAAATCAATTCCGCCGGACAGCAGCATCCCTACTTGTTCCTCACAGTGCCCCGGGGACGTGCCAATGCCGGTGCCGTGGTCAAAGGATTCGAGATTGTCGAGGAGGAGGACTCCCACGAACTGGATCATCTGGTCGATAACGATAACGATGACGATGACAACCAGGACGACGATGACGAGGAGGATGAGCTGGAACATCAGTTGGGTTTGAATTTCGGCCGCAACAACTTCGCTTTCCGTAATCAGAAGAAGAATCTGGACTccctggaggaggaggacgacgatgaGGATCTGGATGAGGTGCAGGAGTCGTTCGTGAGGAACGCCAAGCCCCAGGTCGGCCAGGGTGCTCAGCAAATGGTGGTGGCAAGGGATCAGGCTGGTGCCATCATGGTGCCCGACGGCATTATCGAGATCGAGGGACAGAGTGTCCTGGACGAGAAGACGGGCAAGGCGGCGCTTCTGGTGCCCCGTGCCGCTCTGGACGCCATTCCCGACGGTGCTGTGGTGGCGCTGATGGAGCGCTCTGCCAACTCGGCAGCTGCCGTTGCCGGCGATGAGGTCGAGGAGGAGCGCGCCAACCGTGTCGTCGTCCGCCGCAGGAAGAACAGCGGCCGTCGCAACATCCGCCGTCGCGGCACCAACGTCCAGCGACGTCGCCGTCGTCCCTCCTCCCAGCGTCGCCGTCGCGGCGGCAACCGTCGTCGCAACGTTCGCGTCGTCCGCCCCAACAACCGGAGGCGTGGCAATCAGCGTCGCCGCGGCCAGGTCGTCTACCAGGGTTAA